The Amblyraja radiata isolate CabotCenter1 chromosome 26, sAmbRad1.1.pri, whole genome shotgun sequence DNA window AGTGGGTTTGCCATTTATTccagtaatttagtttagtttagagatacagcacggagtcaggcccttcggcccattgaatccctGCCGacgaacgatccccgcacattaacacaagcctacacacaccaaggacaatttataccaagtatacaaacccaagccaattatcctgcaaaggGAGGAgaccaaaggtctcggagaaaacccacgtggtcaaggggagaacgtacaaactctgtacatagtcgggatcgaacccagttctccggcgctgcaagcgctgtaaggcggcaactctatctctgcgccaccgtgccgccagtaTTTAACTGTTAAGCCTAGAGCCACCACTTCCACAGTGGTGGCCCACAGGCAGAGAAGGTTGGGGAAGAAGATCAAATGCAGGCAACAAGAAGTTCTGAGTTCAAACTTCAAAAATGATCAGAGGTTCCAAGCACAGCATGTTAAGGCGCTGCTGGCTTGATGTCCTGAAATCTAAAATTAGTTGCATTACGGTGTTTCACCGGTATTCTTTCATTGTGGTTTGAAGTTGCTTGGCAAATGCACCATCAGTTCATATCAGCTGAAtagcttaaaaaaaatcaatctggTGTGTACTTTCCCAAAATACCCAAATCCAGTTGTGAATGCCATTTGAAAAGGACCCACATGGGAGATAagttggcaaaattagggcacatggtattgggggtagagtgctgacatggatagaaaattggttggcagacaggaaacaaagtgtgggttcacaaggttaattcccgggatggtgggactgtcatatgctgagagaatggagcggctgggcttgaatacaatggaatttagaagaatgaggggatcttattgaaacatataagattattaagggtttggacatgctagaggcaggaaacatgttcaggatgttgggggagtccagaaccaggggccacagtttaagaataaggggtaagccatttagagatgaggaaacactttttcacacagagagttgtgagtgcggcattctctgcctcagagggcggtggaggccggttctctggatagtatcaagagagagctagatagggctcttaatgatagtgaaatcaggggatatggggagaaggcaggaacggggtactgattgtggatgatcacagtgaatggtggtgctggctcgaagggccgaatggcctactcctgcacctattgtctattgtctattgtctattatacagAAAATCTATAAGGAGCTGCTGAACACATTGAATATTTCTGTGCAAAGCATAGGGAACTATTTTTacaatgctgcctcacagcgaaggagaccgggttcaatcctgactgcgggtgctgtctgtacggagtttgcacgttctccctttgactgcgtaggttttctccaggcgctccactttctcccacactccaaagatgtgcatgttagtgggctaattgtcttctgtaaatcgccccccggtgtgtaggatagtgatcgtTAGTTGgaacagacacggtgggccgaagggcctgtttccacgctgtgtctctaaactaaactaaattaagcttgTATGCCTTGAATTAAATTAAGCCTTTAAAGCGGGGAGGAATGAGAAGGCACAGGACTGGATGggagctgcacggtggcgcagcggtagagttgctgccttacagcaccggagacccgggttcgatcctgcctgcgggtgctctctgtaaggagtttgcacgttctgcccatgacggcatgggttttcaccggatgctccggtttccactcatattccaaagacgtgcaggtttgtagattaattggcactggcaaaattgtcccttgtgcgtagTGCGTGGATTAattgttggttggcatgaactcggtgggccaaaggacctggttccccgctgtatctccaagACTAAAAAAAAGACAGCATCACTTGTAGGCCCAGCCGCATATAATTACCATGAGGTGATTATCTCTGCTTAAACTCACTTTAATTTCATCCAAGATAAAACAGAAGTGGGAAGAACAAGCACACTTGAGAAACAGTAGCACTGTCATTACAGCAAGAGTTCAAACACTCGTCTGATAATACTTCTTACTAGTTTTGACAGTATATCTGATCCATGACTGTTCAATTGATTTTTATGCCCCAATATTTAGTGTGTTGAGCTCATCCACCTCTACCTAGACGTTGGATTGTGCTGAAGTTAATTGGATCGCATTGATCCAATAAAACTGATGTCCTATTTTAACTTTCACTGCAAATGGTTTCGTTGTCCTTGCTGGCAGAATGAGAACATAACATGGATTCTATTTTTAATCATGAACAGCACAGCAAGGACCCAATTATTTTATCTGTGTGAGAATGTGAGAAATGTTATGTTTTGACTATCACGGTTTGGGTCTTGTTGCTTTTAGCTGGAGATTAggtgggaaggaagtgcagatgcaggtttactccaaagatgggcacaaaaagctggggtaactcagcgggtcaggcggcatctctcgagagaaggaatgggtgacgttacgggtcgagacccttcttcgtactgagagtcaggggagagggagacgcgaGATTATAgacggtacatagaacaaatgaatgaaagttatgtaaaaaaaacaacgatgatcaaggaaaggtggagcccacaatggtccattgttggctgtgggataggtggtactgagttatacagacagtggaaGTAAATAGAACCACAGTGAaactgtccgaagaagggtctcaacctgaaacgtcaccaattccttttctccagagatgccgactgacccgctgagctactccagcgttttgtgtctgattattctgcactgtttcattatccaaggtagacacaaaattgagtaactcagtgtctggagagaaggaatgtttcgggtcgtgacccttcttcagactccagcattttgtgtctaccttcgatttaaaccaacatctgcagttccttcctacatcattaattattaattattcatATTGGTGGTGCTTGGGATGGCTTCTACACCTATCTGTTATATTAACATTAATTTACGCTTCCTATAAATGGCCATGCTTGTTCATTTTATTATTGTCCATTTACAATGAAAAACGTTTGTTTTGTATGGTATCAACAGTTCAGATATACCACATATAGATACcgccagttcaaactcaagtataatagatagagcaaagggtacAGAGTgcggttctcagcattgtagcacattagtTCCACAGACAATGTCTTCAATGGGGTGGAGGCGAATCAGACAGTATtatggctgcacagtggcgcagctggtagagctgctggctgcctcacggcgccagagacccgggttcgatcctgaccatctgtgtggcgtttgcttgttctccctgtgaccgtgtgggtttcctccgggtgcccctgGTTCTTCCCGCATCCCGAAaacgagcgggtttgtaggttaaatgtacGTTACGATTCACAAGCAAATTGCCCCTTCTGTGTAGGGAGTTGAGCTCatctagtgggataacatagaacatgtgtGAACAGCTGATCGATAGTCGACGTGGACCTGGTTGGCAGAAGCACCTATTTCCATGTTATAGACTTAAATTAAaatagggttgggggggggggggggtacaaatGATTCGGTAGTCAGTGATCAGTGTTGTCGgtgggttaaaggacccgtttctacactgtatctctaaacttcttGAAAGGACTGTTCTGAAACCCGATGACAGGAGGGGTTAAGAAGCTTCTGTACCTCGCCCTGAAATTTTTATTTGACattaaatattgtttttttttgttttccaacaGATCACACACTGATGAGTCCGAACTAAGTATCGAATCTTGGACAGACGTCTTCATTCAAGACAGCTTGGTGGAAGAAGGTGACTGGCAGAGGTCTACCTTCCCAGTCACGGTtgtgtttcccccaccccccgcccccctcccctccggaCGTTCGAAACTGTTTCTTCAAAGACTGCTCCAAACAATTTCAAGACTGTATCCCAAAGTAGAAAAGCAGCAGTCCCAGGCGCTGGCAATGGGAAGCGTGCGTGCCAACCGCTACAGTATCGTGTCGTCGGAAGAAGATGGCATGAAGCTGGCCACCATGGCTATCGCCAACGGTTACGGGAACGGCAAAAGCAAGGTGCACACTCGCCAGCAATGCCGGAGCAGGTTTGTGAAGAAAGACGGCCATTGCAACGTCCAGTTTGTGAACATGAGCGAGAAGGGGCAGCGCTACCTGTCGGACTTCTTCACCACCTGCGTGGACATCCGCTGGAGGTGGATGCTGGTCATCTTCTGCCTGTCCTTCATCTTGTCCTGGCTGCTGTTCGGCTGCATGTTCTGGCTCATCGCGCTGATGCACGGTGACCTGGACATGAACAACTACAAGGGGGAGCACAAGCCGTGCGTGTCGGAGGTGAAGAGCTTCACGGCCGCCTTCCTCTTCTCCATCGAGACGCAGACCACCATTGGGTACGGCTTCCGCTGTGTGACGGAGGAGTGCCCCATCGCCGTGTTCATCGTGGTCTTCCAGTCCATCGTGGGCTGCATCATCGACGCCTTCATCATCGGCGCGGTGATGGCCAAGATGGCCAAGCCCAAGAAGAGGAACGAAACGCTCATCTTCAGCGATAACGCGGTGATCGCCATGAGGGACGGCAAGCTGTGCTTAATGTGGAGGGTGGGAAACCTGCGCAAAAGCCATTTGGTGGAAGCCCACGTTCGTGCCCAGCTGCTGAAATCGAGAATAACTCCAGAGGGAGAGTATATCCCCTTGGATCAGATGGATGTCAACGTTGGCTTTGACAGTGGAATAGACAGGATATTCCTGGTGTCCCCCATTACCATCGTACACGAGATTGACGAGGACAGTCCCTTTTATGACTTGAGCAAGCAAGATCTGGACAATGCGGACTTTGAGATCGTTGTGATCCTGGAGGGGATGGTGGAGGCCACGGCCATGACCACCCAGTGCCGGAGTTCCTACCTCGCCAGCGAGATCATCTGGGGCCACCGGTTCGAGCCGGTGCTCTTCGAGGAGAAGAACTACTACAAGGTTGACTACTCCCGCTTCCACAAAACCTACGAGGTGCCCAACACGCCCCTcttcagcgccagggacctggcggAGAAGAAGTACATTCTCTCCACGCCCAACACGTTCTGCTACGAGAACGAGGTGGCCCTGATGAACAAGGACGAGGAGGCGAGCGAGGGCGGCGTTCCCGAGTGCCCGAGCGCGGAGACTCAGACCAACACGGACCATAACCAGGCCACAGTCCCCTTAGAACCTCGCCCGCTCCGGCGAGAGTCGGAAATCTAAATAcctaaaagtatgtttttaaaaAACGTTTTTAAAGAGAGTATCTTTCTCAAAGCAAACCGTGCTTACCAAGGCCGGGAATACGCCAGCCAGGAAAGGGTACTGTTGACGTTAGGGATTTGCTCAAAGCaaaaatgctgctgatttaggTGAGGTGAGCGCTCGGCAGAAGTTCAGATCTTTCAAACAAAGCACTAAAGCATACACTCTGACGCCACGTGAAGGCACATAATAACTAACGTATGCTGGTAGCATACCCAAACCATATAGCAAAACTTGAACGTTGCAGGAAGGACTGGGTGGCATTATTATAAAGGATGGCTTTCAATGGAAACTTGTAAATCTGCTCTGCTCTGAATGATTTCACAGAATACCTGAAAGTACAGTGGCCACTACATTAATGATTTTCATAGACAACGGCCTTGTTGTTAATAAGTGAAACTGCAGCTCAGATAATATTTATTTTCTAGGGTTTCTTTATTGATTTATTgtgaacaaaacaaaaatcaatatTTATGATTCTTGTGGGGTTTATTTTTGAGTATCATTAATTGGAAAGTGGTTTGGATTTTATTTTCCCATCGTTTCCTTGAAAATTGACTCATTTTCCTTTCCGGAGAATGGGGTAACTTGGTTCTCAATTGTAATGACCCAGTCACAACTATTGTGATCTCTCCAAAGAATATGGGTCCATTACTAATCAGAAACACTTTCAGGtatctttacatagaaacatagaatataggtgcaggattaggccattcggcccttcgagccagcaccgccattcaatatgatcatggccgatcatccaaaatcagtaccctgttcctgctttcccctccatatctcttgattctgttagcccaaagggccaaatctaactctctcttgaaaacatccagtgaatcggcctccactgccttctgtggcagagaattccacagattcacaactgtctgggtgaaaacgtttttcatcatctcagtcctaaatggcatatcccttattcttaaactgtgaccccctggttctggactcccccaacatagggaatatttttcctgcatcgagcctgtccaatcccttaagaattttatatgtttctataagatcccctctcattcttctaaaattaAGCATTGTTCATTACAGAAAATGGTTGCCATTTTCAAAGAAGCCCAGAAAGATATAAACCTTGTAATCACATGCAACTGACTACAAAAAGCATGTAAGCACTATCTCAATATCTTGGATGTTGACGTGCCACTTACCCTAATGCAACTCCAATTCCCTAAACTACCAAACTCATACATTCATCTCTACTTTAATCATTCCCACTCACCATCCCAGGGTAGTCAATTATATCCAGTTGGTGAAGGGGGTAACAAGTTACTCTGACAGTAACAGTTGGGGCGCCTCAGTTGGCGTAGCGGGAGAGTTAGTGCCTCACGGCgcaggagacccgagttcgatcctgactacgggcttgTACATTTTGtgtatactccgtacagacagcacccgaagccaggatcgaacccgggtctctgccgctgtgaggcagaaacactacccgctgcgccaccgtgccgctctaaacCTGATACCTGCTCTCTGATGGACAGTCAatgcaacagatctatcagctccacATCTGTAACGATGATTTCAGCAGGATTTACTAAATTAACACATCAGGCCAGCTCCTAGTTATGCTGAGGTCCACTGGACTTTCTGGTATTCACACTTTCGATATCATTTTGTTTTGAAACATGCACGATTTTAAGAGTAAGCTTTTAAGGTTGTTCGTTGTTAAGTCGAACGTCGAGGGCATTGGAAGTAAGAAAAcatttctctctttttttaaattaccagTATTCCTTGGGAAAAAAAACCACGTTAGATTAACTCGGGCTCCTTCTGAGTTAGGGACGAAGGGGGTTGCTGACTTACCAAGAGTAGATATTATAGCGGTTTCTTTAACCACGAGTTGTCTTCTGGTCTATGTTCAGCTCTGGCGGCTGAGAAGGCGCTTGAAACCTCTTGCTTAGGAAAGTGGCAGGCCTTTACGGTGCCCCCCAAGCGATCAACGACCCACTGGAAGCCAAGGGCAACGAGGTGGGTTGTCGTGGGTTGGAGTTCAATTCGGGACGAGGGTGGGATCGGGAGGAGGGGAGGCAGAAAGCCTTTGGATGAAGGAagcaacacacacactcacacacgcgtgaCTGATTAGTTGAAGTACAGAGAGACAAAACGCACAAGGCACGAAGATGGATGCCAGTCAGTATATTCAATATAGAGATGCATAAATACTGCACCTGCTGCTAAAACTGGTTCCTCAGAGTGGAATTTCAACCAA harbors:
- the kcnj2 gene encoding inward rectifier potassium channel 2 produces the protein MGSVRANRYSIVSSEEDGMKLATMAIANGYGNGKSKVHTRQQCRSRFVKKDGHCNVQFVNMSEKGQRYLSDFFTTCVDIRWRWMLVIFCLSFILSWLLFGCMFWLIALMHGDLDMNNYKGEHKPCVSEVKSFTAAFLFSIETQTTIGYGFRCVTEECPIAVFIVVFQSIVGCIIDAFIIGAVMAKMAKPKKRNETLIFSDNAVIAMRDGKLCLMWRVGNLRKSHLVEAHVRAQLLKSRITPEGEYIPLDQMDVNVGFDSGIDRIFLVSPITIVHEIDEDSPFYDLSKQDLDNADFEIVVILEGMVEATAMTTQCRSSYLASEIIWGHRFEPVLFEEKNYYKVDYSRFHKTYEVPNTPLFSARDLAEKKYILSTPNTFCYENEVALMNKDEEASEGGVPECPSAETQTNTDHNQATVPLEPRPLRRESEI